A part of Larimichthys crocea isolate SSNF chromosome VII, L_crocea_2.0, whole genome shotgun sequence genomic DNA contains:
- the itpkcb gene encoding inositol-trisphosphate 3-kinase Cb: protein MGQTRSDLSHTTTDSSARAKWKAGDSTAQRLRIHRFRSGEKRQSQHMNRNPMKNKVLSCLGRRKRDSSQTEADLGCGNGARDPATRRDHRVGKLPRDEVSSTAGEQPASPGCFERSSGLDESTGEATQLSRETAAGPSDASGLETRTGEVSGAGCKDPKPGREDNASDPSTRAMEDQLLGGNNQDRVVCEVRELKSLSSAPLLTSDPDTKRTLSPDQPLGAGLSAPEDHEAEMTKTDRNTVSCAPKATGDQDNCSPGETESPKDSDQTPRGYPGTIPKLIITRDPSPTRSQETPALLSTRTTELSTGSCLDPHPDDESPCSDSGCGGSPALMRSPRKLSNSSSIGLSSASSFEESEDDFTGSDIESSLSPARSLCSPDDGTGNKSWQKLKTMVHWSPFVVSFKKRYPWVQLAGHAGNFQAGENGRLLKRYCECEQQCLQKLMKDTLRPYVPGYYGVVQRNELDYNLMDDLLADFDSPSIMDCKMGSRTYLEEELIKARERPRLRKDMYEKMVAVDPGAPTEQERAQQGVLKPRYMQWRETLSSTATMGFRIEGIKKSDGTCNTNFKKTKHREQVMQALEDFVAGNTQILKLYLQRLEELRSVLEQSQFFRTHEVVGSSLLFVHDASGKARVWMIDFGKTVPLLAPRTLDHRTPWVEGNREDGYLWGLDNLIDILSSMLPETP from the exons ATGGGCCAAACTCGCTCGGATCTATCGCACACCACCACCGACAGCTCAGCCAGAGCGAAATGGAAAGCAGGCGACAGCACAGCTCAGCGGCTCCGTATCCACAGGTTTAGGAGCGGGGAGAAGCGGCAGAGCCAGCACATGAACAGGAATCCgatgaaaaataaagtgctgTCGTGTTTGGGAAGGAGAAAGCGAGACTCCAGCCAAACCGAGGCCGATTTAGGTTGCGGAAACGGAGCCAGAGATCCAGCAACGCGCCGCGATCACAGAGTAGGAAAGTTGCCGAGGGACGAGGTTTCGTCGACGGCTGGGGAGCAGCCAGCATCCCCGGGTTGTTTCGAGAGATCATCCGGCCTAGATGAGAGCACCGGAGAAGCTACCCAGCTGAGCCGGGAGACAGCGGCTGGCCCGTCTGATGCGTCGGGTTTGGAAACGCGGACCGGTGAAGTCAGCGGTGCGGGCTGCAAGGATCCGAAACCCGGGCGAGAGGACAATGCCTCGGACCCCTCGACGAGGGCCATGGAAGATCAGCTACTGGGGGGAAACAACCAGGATCGTGTTGTGTGTGAGGTTAGAGAATTAAAGAGTCTGAGTTCAGCCCCGCTGCTCACCTCTGACCCGGACACTAAGCGGACTTTGTCTCCGGATCAACCTCTGGGTGCTGGACTGTCTGCACCGGAGGATCACGaggctgaaatgacaaaaacagaccGTAATACCGTTTCATGTGCGCCCAAAGCGACCGGCGACCAGGACAACTGTAGTCCAGGTGAAACCGAGAGCCCAAAGGACTCTGATCAGACCCCTCGTGGTTACCCAGGAACTATACCCAAACTCATCATAACCAGAGACCCCAGCCCGACCCGCTCTCAGGAGACACCGGCCCTGCTGAGCACCCGAACCACGGAGCTCAGCACCGGTTCATGTCTGGACCCTCACCCAGATGATGAGTCTCCCTGCTCGGACAGCGGTTGCGGAGGGTCCCCAGCGCTGATGCGCTCCCCGAGGAAGCTGTCCAACTCCTCCTCTATCGGCCTGTCCTCCGCCTCGTCCTTCGAGGAGTCCGAGGACGACTTCACCGGGAGCGACATCGAGTCCAGTTTGTCTCCGGCCCGGTCGCTGTGCAGCCCGGACGATGGGACAGGG aacAAGTCCTGGCAGAAATTGAAGACCATGGTTCACTGGTCTCCCTTCGTTGTGTCCTTCAAGAAGCGTTACCCATGGGTGCAGCTAGCCGGCCATGCAG GTAACTTCCAGGCCGGGGAGAACGGACGCTTGTTGAAGCGATACTGTGAGTGTGAGCAGCAGTGCCTACAGAAGCTGATGAAGGACACTCTGCGCCCTTATGTGCCTGGTTATTATGGTGTCGTACAGAGAAACGAGCTGGACTACAACCTGATGGATGACCTGTTGGCCGACTTCGACTCACCCTCCATCATGGACTGTAAGATGGGCAGCAG GACATACTTGGAGGAGGAGCTGATAAAAGCCAGAGAACGTCCACGTTTGAGGAAGGACATGTATGAGAAGATGGTGGCAGTGGACCCCGGAGCCCCCACTGAGCAGGAGAGGGCCCAACAGGGAGTCCTCAAGCCCAGATACATGCAGTGGAGGGAGACACTCAGCTCCACAGCCACCATGGGCTTCCGCATCGAAGGCATTAAG aaaTCTGATGGAACTTGTAACACCAACTTTAAGAAGACAAAGCACAGGGAGCAGGTGATGCAGGCTTTGGAGGACTTTGTAGCTGGCAACACTCAGATTCTG AAACTCTACCTGCAGCGGCTGGAGGAACTTCGGTCAGTCCTCGAGCAGTCGCAGTTCTTCAGGACACATGAG GTTGTCGGCAGCTCCCTGCTGTTTGTGCACGACGCCTCAGGGAAGGCCAGAGTGTGGATGATCGACTTTGGGAAGACAGTTCCACTGCTGGCCCCTCGTACCCTGGACCACAGGACGCCCTGGGTGGAGGGCAACAGGGAGGATGGCTACCTGTGGGGACTGGACAACCTCATAGATATCCTCAGCAGTATGCTCCCAGAGACACCTTGA